In a single window of the Orenia metallireducens genome:
- a CDS encoding cytidylyltransferase domain-containing protein — translation MIDNREVLSIILARSGSKGISQKNIKKLKGKPLISYTIEEAIKSKYIDRVIVSTDDFEIRKVAKQCGAEVPFIRPKELATDEATSEDAMIHAINWLKLNEKYKSDYVILLQPTSPLRKVQDIDGAIEKFARSNGDSLLGLCEANKHPYWMMEVKNEEAFYFISEIGKYTRRQDLPKIYNINGAIYITKTKLFLQTKCRWCGKIIPYVMPKERSIDIDDMLDWKLAELLLEEGNR, via the coding sequence ATGATAGATAATAGAGAGGTTCTATCAATTATTTTAGCTCGAAGTGGTTCAAAAGGAATTTCACAAAAAAACATAAAAAAGTTAAAAGGTAAACCATTAATTTCCTATACAATAGAAGAAGCTATCAAATCAAAATATATTGACAGAGTTATTGTATCGACAGATGATTTTGAAATAAGAAAAGTAGCAAAACAGTGTGGTGCTGAAGTTCCTTTTATAAGACCTAAAGAGTTAGCGACTGATGAAGCAACCAGTGAAGATGCTATGATTCATGCTATTAATTGGTTAAAACTAAATGAAAAATATAAATCAGATTATGTAATATTATTACAACCAACTTCTCCATTAAGAAAAGTACAAGATATAGATGGAGCAATTGAAAAATTTGCTAGGAGTAATGGTGATTCTCTATTGGGACTATGTGAAGCTAATAAACATCCTTACTGGATGATGGAAGTTAAAAATGAAGAGGCTTTTTATTTTATCTCTGAAATAGGTAAATACACTCGAAGGCAAGATTTGCCCAAAATTTATAACATTAATGGTGCTATTTATATAACCAAAACAAAATTATTTTTACAAACTAAATGTCGTTGGTGTGGGAAAATAATACCTTATGTAATGCCTAAAGAAAGGTCTATAGATATTGACGATATGTTAGATTGGAAGTTAGCGGAATTACTACTAGAGGAGGGGAATAGATGA
- a CDS encoding acetyltransferase translates to MGEVIVIGAGGHARTIGNILKLMNNIKIINFIDCFKKDNEKIVNKDVIQVENIITYIQNQKIQDVVLALGDNKKREYYFKELNKRGYNFLNVIHPTAIIEDNVKLGNGVVIGAGVILGAEVIIKNNTIINNGVIVDHESIIGNNVHIAPGTKIAGRVIIGNNTFIGVGSSIIDNISIGKNVIAGAGSVIIKDIEDNAKVVGVPAKRI, encoded by the coding sequence ATGGGAGAGGTTATTGTTATTGGCGCAGGAGGACATGCTAGAACTATAGGTAACATTTTAAAGTTAATGAATAATATTAAAATTATTAATTTTATAGATTGTTTTAAGAAAGATAATGAGAAAATAGTCAATAAAGATGTTATTCAGGTGGAAAATATAATTACGTATATTCAGAATCAAAAAATACAGGATGTTGTACTTGCCTTAGGGGACAATAAAAAGAGAGAATACTATTTTAAAGAGCTTAATAAAAGAGGTTATAATTTTCTTAATGTAATTCATCCCACAGCAATTATTGAGGATAATGTTAAGTTAGGGAATGGTGTAGTAATTGGTGCAGGGGTTATTCTGGGGGCAGAGGTTATAATTAAGAATAATACTATTATAAATAATGGGGTTATAGTAGACCATGAATCTATTATAGGTAATAATGTTCATATTGCCCCTGGGACTAAAATTGCTGGTAGAGTAATTATTGGTAACAATACTTTTATTGGAGTAGGAAGTAGTATTATAGATAATATTTCAATAGGAAAAAATGTTATAGCTGGTGCTGGCTCGGTGATTATAAAAGATATAGAAGACAATGCAAAGGTAGTGGGAGTACCTGCTAAAAGAATCTAA
- the gmd gene encoding GDP-mannose 4,6-dehydratase: MMKKALITGITGQDGSYLAEFLLNKGYEVYGVRRRSSTLNIGRVKHLYKDLHKKDATFFLPYGDLTDTSNIVRLLQEIKPDEIYNLAAQSHVKVSFDAPEYTADVDALGTLRILEAIRILGLENKTRFYQASTSELYGKVRETPQTEKTPFYPRSPYGVAKLYSYWITKNYREAYNIFGCNGILFNHESPRRGTTFVTRKISLAVAKIINGLQEKLYLGNLDAKRDWGYAKDYVEAMWLMLQQEEPDDFVIATGETHTVREFVEESFKVAGVEIQWKGKGVNEKGYDKKTEKLLIEVDPYYFRPAEVDVLLGDYSKAKKKLGWSPKYKFKDLVRIMVESDLDKVKQGKL; encoded by the coding sequence ATTATGAAAAAAGCACTTATCACTGGAATTACAGGACAAGATGGGTCATATTTAGCTGAATTTTTATTAAATAAAGGATATGAAGTTTATGGAGTAAGAAGAAGATCAAGTACATTAAATATAGGGAGAGTTAAGCATCTATATAAAGACTTGCATAAAAAAGATGCTACTTTCTTTTTGCCTTATGGTGATTTAACCGATACATCTAATATAGTTAGGCTATTACAAGAAATTAAACCAGATGAAATTTATAACTTAGCAGCTCAAAGTCATGTTAAAGTGTCCTTTGATGCCCCTGAATATACAGCTGATGTAGATGCTTTAGGAACTTTAAGGATTTTAGAAGCTATTAGAATACTAGGGTTAGAAAATAAAACAAGATTTTATCAAGCTTCAACTAGTGAGTTATATGGTAAAGTGAGAGAAACCCCTCAGACAGAGAAGACTCCCTTTTATCCAAGGAGTCCATATGGTGTAGCTAAACTCTATTCATATTGGATTACTAAAAACTACAGGGAAGCATATAATATATTTGGATGTAATGGAATTCTATTCAATCATGAATCTCCTAGAAGAGGAACAACTTTTGTGACAAGAAAAATTTCCTTAGCAGTAGCAAAAATTATAAATGGATTACAGGAAAAGTTATACTTAGGTAATTTAGATGCTAAGAGAGATTGGGGTTATGCAAAAGATTATGTAGAGGCAATGTGGCTAATGTTACAGCAAGAAGAACCAGACGATTTTGTGATTGCCACTGGAGAGACTCATACAGTAAGAGAATTTGTAGAAGAATCATTTAAAGTAGCGGGGGTAGAAATCCAGTGGAAAGGTAAAGGGGTAAATGAAAAAGGATATGATAAAAAAACGGAAAAATTATTAATAGAAGTTGATCCATATTACTTTAGACCAGCAGAAGTAGATGTTCTACTAGGGGATTATTCAAAGGCAAAAAAGAAATTAGGCTGGAGTCCTAAATATAAATTTAAAGATTTAGTTAGAATAATGGTAGAATCTGATTTGGATAAGGTAAAACAAGGAAAACTATAG
- the neuB gene encoding N-acetylneuraminate synthase: MKFSQEIKIGGKIISEDNPCFIIAEAGVNHNGDINLAKKLIDISVEAGVDAVKFQTFSTDRLILKDTEKAEYQKKNTESQESQYNMLKKLELTFEDHKTLVDYCNEKGIIFLSTPYDEESADLLDELGVDAYKVASTDTTNLPFLEYLSKKNKPIILSTGMSYLSEVRKAVEIFERNSVRNLILLHCISNYPVAFEKANLLSIRTLEDEFKTLIGYSDHTYGVGVAPYAIPLGAKVIEKHFTLDKKLPGPDHKASLNPKELKECVQLIRKVEKAMGNGIKVPILEEKAVKSSLQKSLVAKANISKGQVLNKEMLTSKRPGTGISPLYIDEVIGRKVKTDIPKNGIIEYSILEDE, from the coding sequence ATGAAGTTTAGTCAAGAGATAAAAATTGGGGGTAAGATTATAAGCGAAGATAATCCATGTTTTATTATTGCTGAAGCTGGTGTAAATCATAATGGTGATATTAATTTAGCTAAAAAGTTAATTGATATATCTGTTGAAGCTGGTGTAGATGCAGTTAAATTTCAAACTTTCTCGACTGATAGATTAATTTTAAAGGATACTGAAAAAGCGGAATACCAGAAGAAGAATACAGAATCCCAAGAATCTCAATATAATATGTTAAAAAAATTAGAATTAACCTTTGAAGATCATAAAACTTTGGTTGATTATTGTAATGAAAAGGGGATAATTTTTCTTTCTACTCCTTATGATGAAGAGAGTGCCGATTTATTAGATGAATTAGGAGTAGACGCTTATAAGGTAGCTTCTACTGATACTACCAATTTACCTTTCTTAGAATATCTATCTAAAAAAAATAAACCTATAATTCTTTCTACGGGAATGTCTTATTTAAGTGAAGTTAGAAAAGCTGTTGAAATCTTTGAAAGAAATAGTGTAAGAAATCTAATTTTATTACATTGTATATCTAATTACCCTGTGGCTTTTGAAAAAGCAAATTTACTTTCAATAAGAACCTTAGAAGATGAATTTAAAACTCTAATTGGTTATTCTGACCATACATATGGGGTGGGCGTTGCTCCTTATGCTATTCCATTAGGTGCTAAAGTAATTGAAAAGCATTTTACTTTAGATAAAAAATTACCTGGACCTGATCATAAAGCTTCTTTAAATCCTAAAGAGTTAAAAGAATGTGTGCAGTTAATTAGGAAGGTTGAGAAAGCTATGGGAAATGGTATTAAGGTACCTATTTTAGAAGAAAAAGCTGTTAAATCTTCACTACAGAAAAGTTTAGTTGCTAAAGCTAATATCTCTAAAGGACAAGTATTAAATAAAGAAATGTTAACCTCTAAAAGACCTGGAACTGGTATTTCACCATTATATATTGATGAGGTAATTGGAAGAAAAGTTAAAACTGACATTCCCAAGAATGGAATAATAGAATATAGTATATTAGAGGATGAATAA
- a CDS encoding sulfotransferase family protein: MAVDFIIVGAMKAGTTSLAFHLNNHPDIYIPQRELHFFDNEDNYKRGYKYYLSLFEYEGEKVVGEKTPTYSYLDKVAERIYKFNPNLKIIWIFRNPIDRAYSNYWHAVEKGAEYLSFSKAIKKEPNRIKTDIWKGYLKRSIYVEQVERYLQFFNKEQMLFLLFEDFMNQPERELKKICNFVNVNADKFEYIEEIRNKTTVPRSKIILWLFRKIFGYKSRLYNITYKLNTFGKKAGYPALSNNIRLELREYFSDYNNQLEELTGLDLSVWNG, from the coding sequence ATGGCAGTAGATTTTATTATAGTAGGAGCTATGAAAGCTGGAACAACAAGTTTAGCTTTTCATTTAAATAATCATCCTGATATTTATATTCCTCAAAGAGAACTTCATTTTTTTGATAATGAGGATAATTATAAAAGAGGATATAAGTATTATTTAAGTTTGTTTGAATATGAGGGTGAAAAGGTTGTTGGCGAAAAAACTCCGACATATAGTTATTTGGATAAAGTTGCCGAAAGAATTTATAAGTTTAATCCTAATCTAAAGATAATATGGATATTTAGAAATCCTATAGATAGGGCTTATTCAAATTATTGGCATGCTGTGGAAAAAGGAGCCGAATATTTAAGCTTTTCCAAAGCAATAAAGAAAGAACCCAATCGTATAAAAACAGATATTTGGAAAGGATATCTGAAAAGAAGCATATATGTGGAGCAGGTAGAAAGATATCTTCAATTTTTTAATAAAGAACAAATGCTTTTTTTATTATTTGAAGATTTTATGAATCAACCTGAAAGGGAACTAAAAAAAATATGTAATTTTGTGAATGTTAATGCAGATAAGTTTGAATATATTGAGGAAATTCGTAATAAAACAACTGTACCTAGATCAAAGATAATATTATGGTTATTTAGAAAAATATTTGGTTATAAATCAAGGTTATATAATATTACATATAAATTAAATACGTTTGGAAAAAAGGCAGGTTATCCTGCTCTCTCTAATAATATTAGATTAGAATTAAGAGAATATTTCTCAGACTATAATAATCAGTTAGAAGAATTAACGGGATTAGACCTTAGTGTTTGGAATGGTTAA
- a CDS encoding DegT/DnrJ/EryC1/StrS family aminotransferase, translating into MSEFIPIASSDLTGNELKYVQECIETNWISSKGRFVKEFEEGFAKYCNSKYGIATSNGTTALHLALESLGIGEGDEVIIPNLTFAATINAVLYTGAIPVLVDIDENSWNINVKKIEEGINNRTRAIIPVHLYGQPCDMDRLVEIANKYNLYIIEDCAEAHGAEYKGQKVGGFGDIACFSFYGNKIITTGEGGICLTNDKRLNEKMRILRDHGMNPKKRYWHKEIGYNYRMTNLQAAIGLAQLERIDELLIKRREIARKYDANLKEMKGIITQKSFKNRDKVCWLYSILIDPNNCSISRDRLIKELLNYNIDSRPFFYPLNKMDIYKKYGFDNNLEISEQISLQGINLPVLVEMNEEKINYISNIINKICCENLI; encoded by the coding sequence ATGAGTGAATTTATACCTATAGCTAGTTCTGATTTAACTGGAAATGAACTTAAATATGTCCAAGAGTGTATTGAAACAAATTGGATATCTTCTAAAGGGAGATTTGTCAAAGAGTTTGAAGAGGGTTTTGCTAAATATTGCAATAGTAAGTATGGGATAGCTACTTCTAATGGAACTACAGCTTTACATTTAGCATTAGAATCTTTAGGGATAGGTGAAGGGGACGAAGTTATTATACCAAATTTAACTTTTGCTGCTACAATTAATGCAGTTTTATACACAGGAGCTATACCAGTTTTAGTAGATATTGATGAAAACAGTTGGAATATTAACGTAAAAAAAATAGAAGAAGGTATAAATAATAGAACTAGAGCGATCATTCCTGTACATCTTTATGGACAACCTTGTGATATGGATAGACTAGTTGAGATTGCTAATAAATATAATTTATATATTATTGAAGATTGTGCAGAAGCTCATGGAGCAGAGTATAAGGGTCAGAAAGTAGGGGGTTTTGGAGATATAGCCTGCTTTTCTTTTTATGGGAATAAGATAATTACTACGGGTGAAGGTGGGATTTGTCTTACAAACGATAAAAGGTTAAATGAAAAAATGAGAATACTAAGAGATCATGGAATGAATCCAAAGAAAAGATATTGGCATAAAGAAATTGGGTATAACTACCGAATGACTAATTTACAGGCTGCTATTGGATTAGCTCAATTAGAGAGAATAGATGAATTATTAATAAAGCGTAGAGAGATAGCAAGGAAATATGATGCAAATTTAAAAGAGATGAAAGGAATTATTACTCAAAAGAGTTTTAAAAACAGAGATAAAGTTTGTTGGTTATATTCTATATTAATTGATCCAAATAATTGTAGTATATCTAGAGACAGACTTATCAAAGAATTATTAAATTATAATATAGATAGTAGACCATTTTTTTATCCTTTAAACAAAATGGATATATATAAAAAATATGGTTTTGATAATAATCTAGAAATTTCTGAACAAATATCTTTACAAGGTATTAATTTACCTGTATTAGTAGAAATGAACGAAGAAAAAATTAATTATATTTCGAATATAATTAATAAAATTTGTTGTGAAAACCTAATATAA
- a CDS encoding sugar phosphate isomerase/epimerase family protein yields MTLFVSTAWSEYNERNIKDKIEEFILKGIINIELSGGADFYEGIESDILDLNDKYNLNFILHNYFPPQKEDFVLNIASEDENNLKKSIDFVKKNINLASKFKSRLYTFHAGYAKKLNVTSKGYFKPDPGKIDWQKTYNTFYKSLDEILYFATKKGVRIGIENLFPFNEQENYSIMCTIREIEEMLFRYKDNKYLGLLIDFGHLNVAAHYMGFDRDKALDYLIAEYRDRIFEIHISDNGGSKDEHLPISENGWQIKLIERYELFDKPIVIEGMDLSFNLINKISKRV; encoded by the coding sequence ATGACATTATTTGTATCAACAGCTTGGTCGGAATATAATGAAAGAAATATTAAAGATAAAATTGAAGAATTTATATTAAAAGGTATAATAAATATAGAACTAAGTGGTGGTGCAGATTTTTATGAGGGAATAGAAAGTGATATTTTAGATTTAAATGATAAATATAATTTAAATTTTATTTTACATAATTACTTTCCTCCCCAGAAAGAAGATTTTGTATTAAATATTGCATCAGAAGATGAAAATAATTTAAAAAAGAGTATAGATTTTGTTAAAAAAAATATTAACTTAGCAAGCAAATTTAAAAGTCGGTTATACACTTTTCATGCAGGTTATGCTAAGAAACTTAATGTTACTAGTAAGGGATATTTTAAACCTGATCCCGGAAAAATTGATTGGCAAAAGACTTATAATACTTTTTATAAATCATTAGACGAAATATTATATTTTGCTACAAAAAAGGGAGTAAGAATAGGGATAGAAAATTTATTTCCTTTCAATGAGCAAGAAAACTATTCGATTATGTGCACAATAAGAGAGATTGAAGAAATGCTATTTAGGTATAAAGACAATAAATATTTAGGATTATTAATAGATTTTGGCCATTTAAATGTTGCAGCTCATTATATGGGTTTTGATAGAGATAAAGCTTTAGATTATTTAATAGCTGAGTATAGGGACAGGATTTTTGAAATTCATATATCTGATAATGGTGGGAGTAAAGATGAACATTTGCCTATATCAGAGAATGGATGGCAGATAAAATTAATAGAAAGATATGAATTATTTGACAAGCCGATTGTAATTGAAGGAATGGATTTATCATTTAATTTAATAAACAAAATTTCTAAGAGAGTTTAG
- a CDS encoding CDP-glycerol glycerophosphotransferase family protein: MKLNSLLKFEEDNPEVMNFKFKHDNILIWPHIRRKVYQHIIDSKLDLQISHAPMGDFKFSDLIDYNLNTVAFNPFENQGLEFDIVMFSDVRNNIIRKDEKYFNIIHDYFALQFSKNTLIIEKSYRRKYKLPRYFENVKFLDIIDFLVASKIKDVKVEKQDEEEIVKFINFLKMNLKFNINKSMCNNIKNELIILSKKLKFYHLYYKVLFLILNPKIIFLKCASYGDKGYLIKWAKDFGIKVGEFQHGMISRNHSAYNYGDNIFYNLDYKKYLPDYLLTYGDYWGENIKIPVNKISIGNPHFYKKLEKYKNRDQNSLKNKILIVSQGSVTNKLVNLTKNLSYLLKNQDVEIIYRLHPGEIPFHDRYTDLQKLNNVTINDSGDIYDLIYQSNSIVGVYSTTLFEAIGFNKPIFIYEHELSNMHIPMEIGERFKDAEELYEILNNNKVNPTGNVGYYWEKDWKNNYKNFINKIL, translated from the coding sequence ATGAAATTAAATAGTTTATTAAAATTTGAGGAAGATAACCCAGAAGTTATGAATTTCAAATTTAAGCATGATAATATTTTAATATGGCCTCATATAAGGAGAAAGGTTTATCAACATATTATTGATAGTAAATTAGATTTACAAATATCTCATGCTCCAATGGGCGATTTTAAATTTTCAGATTTAATCGATTATAATTTAAATACTGTTGCCTTTAATCCTTTTGAGAATCAAGGATTGGAGTTTGATATAGTAATGTTTAGTGATGTAAGAAATAATATTATACGAAAAGATGAAAAATATTTTAATATTATACATGATTATTTTGCTTTACAATTTAGTAAGAATACATTAATTATAGAAAAGTCATATAGGAGAAAATATAAGTTGCCTAGATATTTTGAAAATGTTAAATTTTTGGACATTATAGATTTTTTAGTTGCATCAAAAATAAAGGATGTTAAAGTAGAGAAACAGGATGAAGAAGAAATTGTAAAGTTTATTAATTTTTTAAAAATGAATTTAAAATTTAATATTAATAAGAGTATGTGCAATAATATAAAAAATGAATTAATTATTTTATCTAAAAAACTTAAATTTTACCATCTTTACTATAAAGTTTTATTTCTTATTTTAAACCCAAAGATTATATTTTTGAAGTGTGCTAGTTATGGAGATAAAGGCTATCTCATTAAATGGGCTAAAGATTTTGGAATAAAAGTTGGAGAGTTTCAACATGGAATGATATCTAGAAATCATAGTGCTTATAATTATGGGGATAATATTTTTTATAATCTAGATTATAAAAAATATTTGCCCGATTATCTGCTAACATATGGAGATTATTGGGGTGAAAATATAAAAATTCCTGTAAATAAGATTAGTATTGGTAATCCTCATTTTTATAAAAAACTAGAGAAGTATAAAAATAGAGATCAAAATAGTTTAAAAAATAAAATTCTTATAGTTTCTCAAGGTTCTGTTACAAACAAATTAGTGAATTTGACTAAAAATTTATCTTATTTACTTAAAAATCAGGATGTTGAAATTATATATAGGTTACATCCAGGAGAAATACCCTTTCATGATAGGTATACAGATTTGCAAAAATTAAACAATGTAACTATAAATGATTCAGGAGATATTTATGATTTAATATATCAAAGTAATAGTATAGTTGGAGTTTATTCAACTACACTATTTGAAGCCATCGGCTTTAATAAACCTATATTTATCTATGAACATGAATTATCTAACATGCATATTCCAATGGAAATAGGAGAAAGATTTAAAGATGCAGAAGAACTTTATGAAATTTTGAACAATAATAAAGTTAATCCAACAGGAAATGTTGGATATTATTGGGAAAAGGATTGGAAAAATAATTATAAAAATTTCATTAATAAAATTTTGTAA
- a CDS encoding acyltransferase — protein sequence MFKWFKRKINNFRKFIRYNVKRSYYNYLVRQQAKKVGDNLKVNYKSSVTPNTVMGNNVNFNGLIMRGDGKVTIGDNFHSGPDVLMITRIHNYDTGNAIPYDNTYIRQEIIIEDNVWLGARVIVLGGVSIGEGAIIQAGSVVTSDIPKYAIAGGHPAKVFKYRDIEHYQKLKSEGKFH from the coding sequence TTGTTTAAGTGGTTTAAAAGAAAAATTAATAACTTCAGAAAGTTTATAAGATATAACGTTAAAAGATCATATTATAATTATTTGGTTAGGCAACAAGCTAAAAAGGTTGGAGATAATCTAAAAGTAAATTATAAGTCAAGCGTTACTCCTAATACGGTTATGGGTAATAATGTTAATTTTAACGGTCTAATTATGAGAGGAGATGGGAAAGTAACAATAGGTGATAATTTTCACTCCGGACCTGATGTTTTGATGATTACTAGGATTCATAATTATGACACTGGTAATGCTATTCCTTATGACAATACTTATATTAGGCAGGAAATAATAATTGAAGATAATGTCTGGTTAGGGGCAAGAGTTATAGTCTTAGGTGGAGTTAGTATAGGAGAAGGTGCAATTATTCAAGCTGGTAGTGTAGTAACAAGTGATATACCTAAATATGCTATTGCAGGGGGGCATCCAGCTAAAGTTTTTAAATATAGAGATATAGAGCATTACCAAAAATTAAAGTCTGAAGGCAAATTCCATTGA
- the pseC gene encoding UDP-4-amino-4,6-dideoxy-N-acetyl-beta-L-altrosamine transaminase, whose product MTNRFIPYGKQWIDEDDIQAVVEVLKSDYLTTGPTVKEFEEKFAEYVGAKYAVAVSNGTAALHAASFAAGIKEGDEVITTPLTFAASANCILYQNGVPVFADVDPDTYNINPEEIRKKITSKTKAIIPVHFTGQPCDIDEIHQIAREYNLIVIEDAAHALGARYRGKKIGGLSDMSIFSFHPVKHITTGEGGMITTNSKELYNKLIQFRSHGITKNEDNYINESHGSWYHEQQFLGYNYRMTDIQAALGVSQLNKSDNFLERRREIAQIYNQELKDIEWIKLPYQESERESSWHLYIVQIDEKKLDKSRREVFDYLRKEGLGVQIHYIPVYWHPYYEKLGYNKKLCEVAERIYIKAISLPIYPKMDDIDIDRVIKVLSSI is encoded by the coding sequence GTGACAAATAGATTTATTCCATACGGAAAACAATGGATTGATGAAGATGATATTCAAGCTGTGGTAGAAGTATTAAAAAGTGATTATTTAACTACTGGTCCAACAGTTAAAGAGTTTGAAGAGAAGTTTGCAGAGTATGTAGGCGCTAAATATGCAGTAGCTGTATCAAATGGAACTGCTGCACTTCATGCTGCTTCTTTTGCTGCAGGGATTAAAGAAGGTGATGAAGTTATTACAACTCCTTTGACCTTTGCAGCATCAGCTAACTGTATCTTATATCAAAATGGAGTACCAGTATTTGCAGATGTTGACCCAGATACATATAATATTAATCCTGAAGAGATAAGAAAAAAGATTACTAGTAAAACCAAGGCTATTATCCCAGTCCATTTTACTGGACAACCCTGTGATATTGATGAAATTCATCAGATAGCTAGAGAATACAATTTAATCGTAATTGAAGATGCTGCCCATGCTTTGGGAGCTAGATATAGAGGTAAGAAGATTGGTGGATTAAGCGATATGTCTATCTTTAGCTTTCATCCAGTTAAGCATATTACTACAGGAGAAGGTGGGATGATAACCACCAATTCTAAGGAATTATATAATAAATTAATACAATTTCGATCTCATGGGATAACTAAGAATGAGGATAATTACATAAACGAAAGTCATGGTAGCTGGTATCATGAACAACAGTTTTTAGGATATAATTATCGAATGACTGATATCCAGGCTGCTTTGGGAGTTAGTCAACTTAACAAGAGTGATAATTTTTTAGAAAGAAGAAGAGAGATTGCTCAAATCTATAATCAAGAATTAAAGGATATTGAGTGGATTAAGTTGCCCTATCAGGAAAGTGAAAGAGAGAGCTCTTGGCATTTATATATAGTACAGATAGATGAGAAAAAATTGGACAAAAGTAGAAGAGAAGTCTTTGATTATTTAAGAAAGGAGGGATTAGGTGTTCAAATCCATTATATACCTGTTTATTGGCATCCTTATTATGAAAAGTTGGGATATAATAAGAAACTTTGTGAGGTTGCAGAAAGAATATATATAAAAGCAATTAGTCTTCCTATATACCCCAAAATGGATGATATAGATATAGATAGAGTTATAAAAGTTTTATCTTCTATTTAA
- a CDS encoding class I SAM-dependent methyltransferase, protein MNEEFEKVPCLICGIFESDLLFSSNKGENKDNHVSLYVSICPECGLVYLNPRWKKDKYLEFYSTQYDDYYRNAIFKNGTEKMRYTITELVWKRISNYVTDKVGSVLDIGCGMGWFLKYIHELDSNVSITGIETSDYCVDNLINNVGARVLSQDIDSDWHIGNKGKFDLIIMRHVLEHFLNPIKVLEKVNHVLAEDGILYIAVPDMMNPKGSLYNYWFRVVHAYYFSKTTLIKVLDIADFRPIKINSNNSEIWGVFKKGSKLKNYNSNYIKQMKIIDDYQG, encoded by the coding sequence ATGAATGAAGAATTTGAAAAAGTTCCTTGTTTAATTTGTGGTATATTTGAAAGCGATTTGCTATTTAGTAGCAATAAAGGTGAAAATAAAGACAATCATGTATCACTATATGTTTCGATATGCCCTGAATGTGGCTTGGTATATTTAAACCCTAGATGGAAAAAGGATAAGTATTTAGAATTCTATTCTACTCAATATGATGATTATTATAGAAATGCGATATTCAAAAATGGAACAGAAAAAATGCGTTATACAATTACTGAGCTTGTATGGAAAAGAATTTCTAATTATGTTACTGATAAAGTTGGTTCAGTTTTAGATATAGGCTGTGGTATGGGTTGGTTTTTAAAATATATTCATGAATTAGATTCAAATGTTTCTATAACTGGAATTGAAACATCAGATTACTGTGTAGATAATCTTATTAATAATGTTGGTGCTAGAGTATTATCTCAAGATATTGATTCAGATTGGCATATAGGTAATAAAGGTAAATTTGATTTGATTATAATGAGGCATGTCCTAGAACATTTTCTTAATCCTATAAAAGTACTTGAAAAAGTAAATCATGTATTAGCAGAAGATGGAATATTATACATAGCTGTTCCTGATATGATGAATCCCAAAGGTTCATTATACAACTATTGGTTTAGAGTAGTCCATGCTTATTATTTTTCTAAAACAACATTAATTAAGGTTTTAGATATCGCAGACTTTAGACCTATAAAGATTAATTCAAATAACTCAGAAATTTGGGGGGTATTCAAAAAAGGAAGTAAATTAAAAAACTATAATTCAAATTATATAAAACAAATGAAGATTATTGATGATTATCAAGGCTAA